A single window of Grus americana isolate bGruAme1 chromosome 6, bGruAme1.mat, whole genome shotgun sequence DNA harbors:
- the RNF25 gene encoding E3 ubiquitin-protein ligase RNF25 isoform X2: MAAAGEEAEATDWALPPEVEVLESIYLEELRVARGHGRWEPWEISITLHPATAQDQDSQYVRFTLVLSVPPQYPNKAPEISIKNPRGLSDEQIQKISQTLRSVAEARLGTEVLYELIEKGKEILTDNNIPHGQCVICLYGFQEREAFTKTQCYHYFHSHCLARYAQHMEEEILMQQEEREQHLAPSPKQEVGVQCPVCRETLVYDLCALKAAPPPQHPLEPYRPDAKTLQHQEELRLIFKKQQEKGGIIDPEAERNRYFISLQPPAAVDSGQAAAASELPVSATTVDVPQLPSQASAPEPAGVPEARAEPGRPERPAVPREQQSKRERHRGERPAPRGQGRQSCSGSQEPAEEASHSLHGSRGPRGFSRRPERRPGGRHSQEFSKPHGRSRAAALAERKELCPEDPSPVTEAVDLKEEHRDLERWTPEEGAETRGREKENLAFNRSDHRAAPSWQSHHRPWDCGRWERSRVQEHGSYPRAPRGRGVFRPSGRREAHLLEKESGS; encoded by the exons ATGGCGGCGGCCGGTGAGGAGGCGGAGGCGACGGACTG GGCGCTGCCGCCGGAGGTGGAGGTGCTGGAGTCCATCTACCTGGAGGAGCTGCGGGTGGCGCGGGGCCACGGCAG GTGGGAGCCCTGGGAGATCAGCATCACCCTGCACCCCGCCACGGCCCAGGACCAGGACTCCCAGTATGTCCGCTTCACCCTGGTGCTCTCCGTGCCCCCCCAG tATCCCAACAAAGCTCCGGAAATCTCGATCAAGAACCCGCGGGGGCTGTCGGATGAGCAAATTCAAAA GATTTCCCAGACCCTCAGAAGTGTTGCTGaagccaggctggggacagaggtGCTCTATGAACTGATTGAG AAGGGGAAAGAGATTCTCACTGACAACAACATTCCTCACGGCCAGTGCGTAATCTGCCTCTACGGATTCCAG GAAAGAGAAGCCTTCACAAAGACCCAGTGCTACCACTACTTCCACTCACACTGCCTAGCCCGCTACGCCCAGCACATGGAAGAGGAGATCCTCatgcagcaggaggagagagagcagCACCTGGCGCCATCCCCCAAACAG gaaGTTGGTGTGCAGTGCCCTGTCTGCAGGGAGACCCTGGTCTACGATCTCTGCGCTCTGAAGGCGGCGCCACCCCCACAGCACCCGCTG gAGCCGTACCGGCCGGATGCCAAAACGCTGCAGCACCAGGAAGAACTGCGCTTAATTTTCaagaaacagcaagagaaagggGGCATCATTGACCCTGAAGCAGAGAGGAACCGTTACTTCATCAGCCTCCAG cCTCCAGCCGCTGTCGATTCAGGCCAAGCAGCCGCTGCCTCTGAGCTGCCGGTGAGTGCAACCACTGTGGATgtgccccagctgcccagccaaGCCTCGGCTCCAGAGCCAGCCGGGGTGCCAGAGGCCAGGGCAGAACCCGGGCGGCCCGAGAGGCCTGCTGTGCCTAGGGAGCAACAGAGCAAGAGGGAGAGGCACAGAGGGGAGAGACCAGCCCCCAGAGGCCAGGGCAGGCAGTCGTGCAGCGGCTCACAGGAACCGGCAGAGGAAGCCTCTCATTCACTCCATGGCTCCAGGGGGCCCAGGGGCTTCAGCCGGAGACCGGAGCGAAGACCTGGTGGGAGGCATAGCCAGGAGTTTTCAAAGCCTCATGGTAgaagcagggctgctgccttGGCTGAAAGAAAGGAGTTGTGCCCTGAAGACCCCTCACCTGTAACGGAGGCAGTGGACTTGAAAGAGGAGCACCGTGATCTGGAGAGATGGACCCCGGAGGAGGGGGCTGAGACCcggggcagggagaaggagaaccTGGCATTCAACCGTAGCGaccacagagcagctcccagctggCAGAGCCACCACAGGCCCTGGGACTGTGGGAGGTGGGAGAGATCCAGGGTCCAGGAGCATGGTTCCTACCCCAGAGCGCCAAGAGGGCGAGGGGTGTTCAGGCCCAGTGGACGACGAGAAGCCCATCTCCTTGAGAAGGAGAGTGGATCCTAG
- the LOC129207909 gene encoding serine/threonine-protein kinase 36-like isoform X1, with protein MEKYHVLEMIGEGSFGRVYKGRRKHSAQVVALKFIPKVGRSEKELKNLQREIEIMRGLHHPNIIQMLDSFETDKEVVVVTDYAEGELFQILEDDGSLPEDQVQTIAAQLVSALYYLHSHRILHRDMKPQNILLGKDGVVKLCDFGFARAMSIHTMVLTSIKGTPLYMSPELVEEQPYDHTADLWSVGCILYELFVGTPPFYTSSIFQLVSLIVKDPVKWPVAISPAFKSFLQGLLMKDPRQRLSWPELLSHPFIAGQVTVIDDTEEHGISNPFTTKLSPELQALKEQQAHSMAPRSGQSRILRKARQKMVEEAQKKGQRKAGDASMKDSGKGCPGHRPRASPGKAALGEGAPPASSKKNTSVLQGKSSMADWELEEPPPNPREHSITRDYEREFPGAGAPPQPGAGRAEPRGRRSIETVDLESEELESDEEWQHLIEATEPSAMQLSTPLSLLRDPTFRHRVQARLADSAQQVLEGMLEGASHLRPVLRVVGNLLATRCDSELLDHFCQELNVPVSLLCLAKQILESGSTKQQPWCIMVLTDLLMVTTVYFSSECSLEESDSGQKDSLQVFRESAGCFLALLPELLAEPADSEMRLCQQSLLCFTLLCESLDATYPSVSAPFYASLREEQQPLLNRLLQGSISEQPAQRGTAMEAKSAQDQSTRVADLFTAALAAACSIPLERNGCREAKQQVAQEVAEKLMEGENQDLGRLLGRLEHPSCSLNVLKILYAGCHASPSLCQHLGRSQRLWDSLMQLSKGEVPMAEVAQGAACEASLYLLALLTLQLQASPPRLEEVVTLAVDLITRSPVVSLVGAAAFLLTQLSQYGVALELGGEEILPVMTNALTVPAELQFPLPMGAGLYDGLFFLLLKLLTQEDVAVEGFATSDLWSIMWHCVAVVLRVGSDRAALEGDSPGAGHPTAEPDWNLLSPQGTLLFLSLALFVFTHESHQCLPQFTQSHGVLLVALKSLLSPRLLACLAQTQAGEDGDPQLVPAVVIQACQLLCFPFALDVDEDTLALVMEAVRDTQIPAQLLQVCSRHLSLSYTELPMSLLCHLVVSDEQVIDQMVREAVSSEHVVAFLTSALFSDSLTLTTDLLSLLTHVARTCPEHLPFLQRILRGSDAADQPLTCLLGHQQHLIRAKTCNLLGNLLRHGHGFPQALQSQPGLLESLLACLADREESVRKAASFAVGNAAYHESSPAATLGRAVPGLTRLLSDAQARTRCNAALALGNLGRRSAELGDLLIESRAPHVLLEVACRDPWESVREGALVALRALSQHPGIQQVLLSLRATDKLAVLVSSDSQLAAGGSPRPSSARHCEKLLRLLAPLRSTCGSGAGNTSGPSDPGRSAAPHQR; from the exons ATGGAGAAGTACCATGTCCTGGAAATGATCGGCGAAGGCTCCTTTGGGCGCGTGTACAAGGGGCGCCGGAAACACAGCGCCCAG GTGGTGGCCTTGAAGTTCATCCCCAAGGTGGGGCGGTCTGAGAAGGAGCTGAAGAACCTGCAGCGGGAAATTGAGATCATGAGAGGCCTCCATCACCCCAACATCATCCAGATGCTTGACAGCTTTGAGACTGACAAGGAG gtggtggtggtgacagACTATGCAGAGGGGGAGCTCTTCCAGATCCTGGAGGATGATGGGAGTTTGCCCGAGGACCAG GTCCAGACCATAGCTGCCCAACTGGTCTCTGCTCTCTATTACCTGCACTCCCACCGCATCCTGCACCGTGACATGAAACCCCAGAACATCCTGCTGGGCAAAGACGGCGTTGTCAAGCTCTGTGACTtcgg GTTTGCCCGTGCCATGAGCATCCACACCATGGTCCTGACCTCGATCAAGGGCACCCCGCTGTACATGTCCCCTGAGCTGGTGGAGGAGCAGCCGTATGACCACACGGCGGACCTGTGGTCTGTGGGCTGCATCCTGTACGAGCTGTTTGTGGGCACCCCTCCCTTCTACACCAGCAGCATCTTCCAGCTTGTCAGCCTCATCGTCAAGGACCCCGTCAAATGGCCTGTGGCCATAAGCCCAGCCTTCAAG AGCTTCCTGCAGGGACTACTAATGAAGGACCCCCGCCAGCGCCTGTCATGGCCGGAGCTGCTCTCTCACCCCTTCATTGCTGGACAGGTTACTG TGATTGATGACACAGAAGAGCATGGGATCTCAAACCCCTTCACCACCAAGCTGTCCCCAGAATTGCAGGCCCTGAAGGAGCAGCAAGCCCATTCCATGGCGCCCAGGAGTGGCCAGTCCAGGATCCTGAGAAAGGCCCGGCAGAAGATGGTTGAGGAGGCACAGAAAAAG gggcagaggaaggcaggTGATGCATCTATGAAGGACTCTGGCAAAGGATGCCCAGGGCATAGACCCAGAGCATCTCCGGGGAAGGCAGCCCTTGGGGAGGGGGCTCCACCAGCTTCCTCCAAGAAGAACACCAGTGTCCTGCAAGGAAAGAGCAGCATGGCAGACTGGGAGTTGGAGGAGCCTCCTCCCAACCCACG GGAGCACAGCATCACTCGAGACTATGAGCGAGAGTTTCCTGGAGCAGGTGCCCCTCCGCAGCctggtgctggcagggcagagccccggGGCAGGCGCAGCATTGAGACCGTGGACCTGGAGAGTGAG GAGCTGGAGAGCGATGAGGAGTGGCAGCACCTGATCGAGGCCACTGAGCCCTCAGCCATGCAGCTGAGCACGCCACTGAGCCTCCTCAGGGACCCAACCTTCCGGCACCGTGTCCAGGCCCGCCTGGCAGACTCTGCTCAGCAG gtgctggaagggatgctggagGGAGCCTCCCATCTCCGTCCTGTGCTCCGTGTTGTGGGCAACCTCCTGGCTACCCGGTGTGACTCTGAGCTGCTGGACCACTTCTGCCAAGAGCTGAATGTGCCTGTGTCCCTGCTGTGTCTAGCCAAGCAGATCCTGGAGAGTGGTAGCACCAAGCAG cagccctggtgTATCATGGTGCTGACAGACCTCCTCATGGTGACCACAGTTTATTTCAGCAGTGAATGCAGCCTGGAGGAGAGTGACAGTGGGCAAAAGGACAG cctgcAGGTCTTCCGGGAGAGTGCCGGCTGCTTCCTAGCCCTGCTGCcggagctgctggctgagccAGCCGACAGCGAGATGAGACTCTGCCAGCAAAGCCTCCTG TGCTTCACCCTACTCTGTGAGAGCCTGGATGCAACGTACCCCTCCGTCTCTGCTCCCTTCTATGCCAGCCTGCGAGAGGAGCAACAGCCCCTGCTGAACAGACTCCTTCAGGGATCCATCTCAGAGCAGCCTGCTCAGCGAG GTACAGCAATGGAGGCCAAGTCAGCCCAGGACCAGAGTACACGTGTGGCAGACCTCTTCACAGCTGCAttggctgctgcctgcagcatccccctGGAGAGGAATGGCTGCCGGGAAGCCAAACAGCAG GTCGCTCAGGAGGTAGCTGAAAAGCTTATGGAGGGAGAGAACCAGGACCTTGGGAGACTGCTGGGGAGACTGGAGCACCCAAGCTGCTCCTTGAACGTGCTGAAG ATTCTCTACGCTGGCTGCCATGCCAGCCCAAGCCTGTGCCAGCACCTGGGAAGGAGCCAACGACTGTGGGATTCCCTCATGCAGCTCTCGAAAGGCGAG GTCCCCATGGCGGAGGTGGCCCAGGGAGCAGCCTGTGAGGCCTCTCTGTACCTGCTGGCCCTGCtcaccctgcagctccaggccTCCCCTCCCAG GCTTGAGGAGGTGGTTACCCTGGCTGTGGATCTCATCACCCGGTCTCCTGTTGTCTCCCTTGTG GGTGCTGCAGCATTCCTCTTGACACAGCTCAGTCAGTATGGGGTGGCCTTGGAGCTCGGGGGAGAAGAGATCCTACCGGTGATGACAAACGCGCTGACAGTGCCTGCTGAG CTGCAGTTCCCCCTGCCAATGGGTGCTGGTCTCTACGATGggctctttttcctcctgctgaagCTCCTTACCCAG GAGGATGTGGCTGTGGAAGGCTTTGCCACCTCAGACCTGTGGAGCATCATGTGGCATTGTGTTGCTGTGGTGCTTCGTGTGGGCAGCGACAGGGCAGCACTGGAGGGAGACTCCCCAGGGGCAGGTCACCCCACAGCAGAGCCAGACTGGAACCTCCTCTCCCCTCAAG GCACCCTGCTCTTCCTCAGCCTGGCCCTCTTCGTCTTCACGCACGAGTCCCACCAGTGCCTGCCTCAGTTCACTCAATCCCACGGTGTCCTCTTGGTGGCACTGAAGAGCCTGCTGTCCCCTAGACTCCTGGCATGCCTGGCACAGAC GcaagcaggagaggatggggaccCTCAGCTTGTCCCAGCTGTGGTGATCCAGGCCTGCCAGCTCCTCTGTTTCCCTTTTGCACTGGATGTGGATGAAGACACCTTAGCATTGGTCATGGAGGCTGTGAGAGACACCCAGatccctgcccagctgctgcag GTCTGCTCTCGCCATCTGTCCCTCTCGTACACCGAGCTCCCCATGAGCCTCTTGTGCCACCTCGTTGTGTCTGACGAGCAGGTCATAGACCAAATGGTGAGGGAAGCTGTCTCCTCGGAGCACGTCGTTGCCTTCTTGACATCTGCCTTGTTTTCAGacagcctcacgctcacaacTGACCTCCTGTCTCTCTTGACCCACGTGGCCCGGACCTGTCCAGAGCACCTGCCCTTTCTCCAGAGAATCCTGAGGGGCTCGGATGCGGCCGACCAGCCACTGACCTGCCTGCTTGGCCACCAGCAACACCTGATACGGGCCAAAACCTGCAACCtgctgggcaacctgctccgaCACGGCCACGGCTTTCCCCAGGCACTGCAGAGCCAGCCTGGCTTGCTGGAGAGCCTGCTGGCATGCCTGGCGGACCGGGAGGAGAGCGTGCGCAAGGCAGCCAGCTTCGCAGTGGGCAATGCTGCCTACCACGAGTCCTCCCCGGCCGCGACCCTGGGCAGGGCCGTGCCCGGGCTGACGCGGCTGCTGAGCGACGCGCAGGCCAGGACGCGCTGTAACGCGGCCTTGgccttgggcaacctgggccgGCGCTCGGCGGAGCTGGGGGACCTGCTGATCGAGAGCAGGGCTCCCCATGTCCTGCTGGAGGTGGCCTGCCGGGACCCCTGGGAGAGCGTGCGAGAGGGAGCCCTCGTCGCACTGCGGGCCCTGAGCCAGCACCCCGGGATACAGCAG GTCCTGCTCTCCCTCAGAGCCACCGACAAGCTGGCCGTGCTGGTCAGCAGTGACTCGCAGCTTGCTGCTGGTGGCAGCCCCCGGCCGTCTTCTGCCCGGCACTGCGAGAAGCTCCTCCGCCTCCTCGCACCTCTGCGCAGCACCTGCGGGAGTGGCGCCGGAAACACCTCTGGCCCCTCGGATCCCGGCAGGTCTGCTGCCCCGCACCAGCGCTGA
- the RNF25 gene encoding E3 ubiquitin-protein ligase RNF25 isoform X1 encodes MAAAGEEAEATDWALPPEVEVLESIYLEELRVARGHGRWEPWEISITLHPATAQDQDSQYVRFTLVLSVPPQYPNKAPEISIKNPRGLSDEQIQKISQTLRSVAEARLGTEVLYELIEKGKEILTDNNIPHGQCVICLYGFQEREAFTKTQCYHYFHSHCLARYAQHMEEEILMQQEEREQHLAPSPKQEVGVQCPVCRETLVYDLCALKAAPPPQHPLEPYRPDAKTLQHQEELRLIFKKQQEKGGIIDPEAERNRYFISLQAPPAAVDSGQAAAASELPVSATTVDVPQLPSQASAPEPAGVPEARAEPGRPERPAVPREQQSKRERHRGERPAPRGQGRQSCSGSQEPAEEASHSLHGSRGPRGFSRRPERRPGGRHSQEFSKPHGRSRAAALAERKELCPEDPSPVTEAVDLKEEHRDLERWTPEEGAETRGREKENLAFNRSDHRAAPSWQSHHRPWDCGRWERSRVQEHGSYPRAPRGRGVFRPSGRREAHLLEKESGS; translated from the exons ATGGCGGCGGCCGGTGAGGAGGCGGAGGCGACGGACTG GGCGCTGCCGCCGGAGGTGGAGGTGCTGGAGTCCATCTACCTGGAGGAGCTGCGGGTGGCGCGGGGCCACGGCAG GTGGGAGCCCTGGGAGATCAGCATCACCCTGCACCCCGCCACGGCCCAGGACCAGGACTCCCAGTATGTCCGCTTCACCCTGGTGCTCTCCGTGCCCCCCCAG tATCCCAACAAAGCTCCGGAAATCTCGATCAAGAACCCGCGGGGGCTGTCGGATGAGCAAATTCAAAA GATTTCCCAGACCCTCAGAAGTGTTGCTGaagccaggctggggacagaggtGCTCTATGAACTGATTGAG AAGGGGAAAGAGATTCTCACTGACAACAACATTCCTCACGGCCAGTGCGTAATCTGCCTCTACGGATTCCAG GAAAGAGAAGCCTTCACAAAGACCCAGTGCTACCACTACTTCCACTCACACTGCCTAGCCCGCTACGCCCAGCACATGGAAGAGGAGATCCTCatgcagcaggaggagagagagcagCACCTGGCGCCATCCCCCAAACAG gaaGTTGGTGTGCAGTGCCCTGTCTGCAGGGAGACCCTGGTCTACGATCTCTGCGCTCTGAAGGCGGCGCCACCCCCACAGCACCCGCTG gAGCCGTACCGGCCGGATGCCAAAACGCTGCAGCACCAGGAAGAACTGCGCTTAATTTTCaagaaacagcaagagaaagggGGCATCATTGACCCTGAAGCAGAGAGGAACCGTTACTTCATCAGCCTCCAGGCG cCTCCAGCCGCTGTCGATTCAGGCCAAGCAGCCGCTGCCTCTGAGCTGCCGGTGAGTGCAACCACTGTGGATgtgccccagctgcccagccaaGCCTCGGCTCCAGAGCCAGCCGGGGTGCCAGAGGCCAGGGCAGAACCCGGGCGGCCCGAGAGGCCTGCTGTGCCTAGGGAGCAACAGAGCAAGAGGGAGAGGCACAGAGGGGAGAGACCAGCCCCCAGAGGCCAGGGCAGGCAGTCGTGCAGCGGCTCACAGGAACCGGCAGAGGAAGCCTCTCATTCACTCCATGGCTCCAGGGGGCCCAGGGGCTTCAGCCGGAGACCGGAGCGAAGACCTGGTGGGAGGCATAGCCAGGAGTTTTCAAAGCCTCATGGTAgaagcagggctgctgccttGGCTGAAAGAAAGGAGTTGTGCCCTGAAGACCCCTCACCTGTAACGGAGGCAGTGGACTTGAAAGAGGAGCACCGTGATCTGGAGAGATGGACCCCGGAGGAGGGGGCTGAGACCcggggcagggagaaggagaaccTGGCATTCAACCGTAGCGaccacagagcagctcccagctggCAGAGCCACCACAGGCCCTGGGACTGTGGGAGGTGGGAGAGATCCAGGGTCCAGGAGCATGGTTCCTACCCCAGAGCGCCAAGAGGGCGAGGGGTGTTCAGGCCCAGTGGACGACGAGAAGCCCATCTCCTTGAGAAGGAGAGTGGATCCTAG